Proteins from one Desulfatiglans anilini DSM 4660 genomic window:
- a CDS encoding 2Fe-2S iron-sulfur cluster-binding protein, with product MTEMITLTIDGRKIQAAPHTTILEAARGAHIDIPTLCYNESLTPYGACRLCMVEITEGKRTRLVASCIYEISEGLVVETDTPRVQNVRRLVM from the coding sequence ATGACGGAAATGATCACGCTGACGATCGATGGGCGGAAGATCCAGGCCGCCCCCCATACGACGATCCTGGAAGCGGCGCGCGGAGCCCATATCGACATCCCGACCCTGTGCTACAACGAGTCTTTGACGCCTTACGGGGCCTGCCGCCTGTGCATGGTCGAGATCACCGAGGGGAAGCGCACCCGCCTGGTCGCCTCCTGCATCTACGAGATCTCCGAAGGGCTGGTGGTCGAAACGGATACCCCGCGCGTGCAGAACGTGCGCAGGCTGGTCATGGA